Proteins from a genomic interval of Candidatus Binataceae bacterium:
- the glp gene encoding gephyrin-like molybdotransferase Glp, whose product MITTEAALHLVIENVKRLAVERVSLREALARVLAEEIRSPRDIPGFANSAMDGYAVRAADVAAAREDRPVRLKVVETVGAGLMPIHRVGAGETVRTMTGAPVADGADAIVPVERTRSLGEAVEILAAATVGAFVRPRGEDLRRDELVIAAGKTLSAADVGMLASLNRAMVDVYRRPRVAIVATGDELVDVDQAPTGAQVVNSSAYALAAAIGEAGAEATILKVARDRPEEIRERLGEALAFDAVLSTGGVSVGQFDHVKQELDGLGLNQMFHGVAQKPGRPLKFGTIAGKPVFGLPGNPVSTMVCFYLYVRPALRKMGGRSDLGLPRLAVRCAVEIRLADGLTEFVRVTLERRDGELYATPTGNQSSGVLSSLARADALLIGPAELTVLKPGDQATVLLLDAAAALACSPAFEEARLRQKN is encoded by the coding sequence ATGATTACCACCGAGGCCGCCTTGCATCTCGTTATCGAAAACGTGAAGCGCCTGGCCGTCGAGCGGGTTTCGCTCCGCGAGGCGTTGGCGCGAGTCCTCGCCGAGGAGATTCGCTCGCCGCGCGATATTCCGGGCTTTGCCAATTCCGCGATGGACGGCTACGCGGTGCGCGCCGCAGACGTTGCCGCCGCCCGCGAGGATCGTCCGGTGCGGCTCAAGGTGGTCGAAACGGTCGGCGCGGGCCTGATGCCGATCCACCGCGTCGGCGCGGGTGAGACGGTCCGCACGATGACTGGAGCGCCGGTTGCGGATGGCGCCGACGCAATCGTCCCGGTCGAGCGAACTCGCAGTCTTGGCGAAGCGGTCGAAATCCTCGCCGCGGCAACAGTCGGCGCCTTCGTCCGTCCGCGCGGTGAGGACTTGCGGCGGGACGAGTTGGTGATCGCGGCGGGCAAGACGCTGTCGGCCGCAGATGTCGGGATGCTGGCGTCGCTCAATCGCGCGATGGTCGACGTCTATCGCCGTCCGCGAGTCGCGATCGTCGCGACTGGCGACGAACTAGTGGATGTCGATCAGGCGCCGACGGGTGCGCAGGTGGTCAACTCAAGCGCTTACGCGCTGGCCGCGGCGATCGGCGAGGCCGGCGCGGAAGCAACGATCCTCAAGGTCGCGCGCGATCGCCCCGAGGAGATCCGCGAGCGCCTAGGAGAAGCGCTCGCTTTCGACGCGGTGCTCTCGACCGGCGGCGTCTCGGTTGGCCAGTTCGACCATGTAAAGCAGGAGCTCGACGGCCTGGGACTCAATCAGATGTTCCACGGGGTCGCGCAAAAGCCCGGTCGCCCGCTCAAGTTCGGCACGATCGCCGGCAAACCGGTTTTCGGCCTGCCCGGAAATCCGGTTTCGACGATGGTCTGCTTCTATCTCTATGTGCGGCCGGCGCTGCGCAAGATGGGGGGACGGAGCGACCTCGGACTGCCGCGCCTGGCGGTCAGATGCGCCGTCGAGATACGTCTCGCAGACGGCCTCACCGAATTCGTCCGCGTCACGCTCGAGCGGCGTGACGGCGAGCTTTACGCCACTCCGACCGGAAATCAAAGCTCCGGCGTGCTGAGTTCGCTCGCGCGCGCCGATGCGCTCCTAATCGGACCGGCGGAGCTGACCGTGCTGAAGCCGGGCGATCAGGCGACGGTTTTGCTGCTCGACGCAGCGGCGGCGCTCGCTTGTAGTCCGGCCTTCGAGGAGGCGCGCCTGCGCCAGAAGAATTGA
- a CDS encoding SDR family oxidoreductase, whose protein sequence is MDLGIAGKTALVLGGSKGLGRGVAHALAAEGVAVAVLARGQEAIDKTVAEINGRGGRAIGVAADLADWPTVERAFNTARQQLGPIDILLNNSGGPPPSPVIGVAPEVWEAQFRQMVLVLFRLTDLVLPEMRTRKWGRIINVASESVIQPIAAIGISNTLRASVVGWAKTLSGEVARDGVTVNTMLPGPFATDRVAQVSKMMASRQNITVEEVQKRLANQVPVGRIGDAAEFGAIAAFLASRHAGYITGSTIRVEGGTIRSV, encoded by the coding sequence ATGGACCTGGGAATCGCGGGAAAAACAGCCTTGGTGTTGGGCGGCAGCAAGGGTCTCGGACGCGGCGTCGCCCATGCCTTGGCGGCCGAGGGCGTCGCCGTCGCTGTATTGGCGCGCGGTCAGGAGGCGATCGACAAGACGGTCGCCGAAATCAACGGCCGCGGGGGACGCGCCATCGGCGTCGCTGCGGATCTAGCCGATTGGCCGACGGTCGAGCGCGCCTTCAACACCGCGCGTCAGCAGCTCGGGCCGATCGATATTCTCCTCAATAACTCGGGTGGCCCACCGCCGTCGCCGGTAATCGGCGTCGCGCCCGAAGTCTGGGAAGCACAATTTCGCCAGATGGTGTTGGTGCTGTTTCGCCTGACCGATCTGGTGCTGCCCGAGATGCGGACGCGCAAATGGGGCCGCATCATCAACGTCGCCTCCGAGTCCGTGATCCAGCCGATTGCCGCCATCGGTATTTCGAACACGCTGCGCGCCTCGGTCGTCGGCTGGGCCAAAACCCTCTCCGGCGAGGTCGCCCGCGACGGCGTTACGGTCAACACGATGTTGCCGGGCCCCTTTGCCACGGACCGTGTAGCGCAGGTCTCGAAGATGATGGCGAGTCGGCAGAACATCACGGTTGAGGAGGTCCAAAAACGCCTCGCCAATCAGGTGCCGGTCGGACGGATCGGTGACGCCGCCGAGTTCGGCGCGATCGCGGCCTTTCTCGCCAGTCGGCACGCCGGCTATATCACGGGATCGACGATTCGCGTCGAGGGCGGGACTATCCGCTCAGTCTAG
- a CDS encoding lytic transglycosylase domain-containing protein: protein MSDGLIAVAQDNKVSLVNGNLMPGNLLKISVLACLAAPLFGCSPALNSSSEQAGLSVTGVATDHASPAQNAPAQNDDAAAATKPGSDSGPFVRSQPQSVAPFPIVLNRTVQAYVDGYVNQPATLNRSFRRISPYMAEMGSLLRDRGLPPDLVYLTVAESGFAANGAGPWQLSRGTARRFGLTINRWVDERRDPIKSTRAAADYLTTLHEQTGSDWRMTLVAWNNGETGCDRYLRLADAPYERLIERIPRRTRTLLNRFMAVALIARHREAYGIEPMRYAATPSYQTVTVKGGTPLKAVAARQHTAVSVLRALNPALVGDCAPPSARVYQVRVPANGATSAQVSPEL, encoded by the coding sequence ATGTCAGATGGGTTGATTGCGGTTGCCCAGGACAATAAGGTGAGCCTCGTCAACGGGAACTTGATGCCGGGGAACCTCCTAAAGATTTCTGTACTTGCCTGTCTAGCGGCACCGCTGTTCGGCTGCTCGCCGGCGCTGAATTCCTCCTCCGAGCAGGCAGGATTGTCGGTCACCGGCGTGGCGACCGACCATGCGAGCCCGGCTCAGAATGCCCCGGCGCAGAATGACGACGCCGCTGCCGCCACGAAGCCGGGGTCGGACAGTGGGCCCTTTGTACGCAGCCAACCGCAAAGTGTCGCGCCCTTTCCGATCGTGTTGAATCGCACCGTCCAGGCCTATGTGGACGGTTACGTTAACCAGCCCGCGACGCTTAACCGGTCGTTTCGGCGGATCAGCCCATACATGGCCGAGATGGGATCGTTGCTGCGGGACCGCGGGCTGCCGCCTGACCTGGTCTATCTAACCGTTGCCGAGAGCGGCTTTGCGGCAAATGGGGCTGGCCCTTGGCAACTCAGCCGCGGTACTGCCCGCCGCTTCGGTCTAACGATCAACCGCTGGGTGGACGAGCGGCGCGACCCGATCAAGTCAACGCGCGCGGCGGCGGATTACCTGACGACGCTCCACGAGCAGACCGGCTCGGATTGGCGGATGACATTGGTAGCGTGGAACAACGGCGAAACCGGTTGTGACCGCTATCTCCGTCTGGCCGACGCTCCGTACGAGCGCCTGATCGAGCGCATACCCCGCCGTACCCGCACCCTGCTTAATCGCTTTATGGCCGTAGCGTTGATTGCGCGTCATCGCGAAGCCTACGGGATCGAACCGATGCGCTATGCAGCAACTCCTTCCTATCAGACGGTCACTGTGAAGGGTGGTACGCCGCTCAAGGCGGTGGCCGCGCGTCAGCACACCGCGGTCAGTGTCCTGCGCGCATTGAATCCTGCGCTGGTTGGCGATTGCGCCCCACCGAGCGCGAGAGTCTATCAGGTTCGCGTACCCGCGAACGGAGCGACTAGCGCCCAGGTCTCCCCCGAACTTTAG
- a CDS encoding ATP-binding protein yields MDLWRDIVESLPQAVLVLSQTGDPITVNPAAETLLGVSPIVRFRVERLFELNQWLADMVKTCFETAQSLENPAIELALEKRRVSVHAGVFPLLGPVGEAQSVVVLLHDLSHQRGLELGGERNRHALRLSPAGLAHEVKNPLTGIKGAAELLAALFPADERARQYCGLILQGVDRIASLVEQVLAVSGPARLNRGRFNIHQVLHQALRMAGLFEPVQQGVVVEQLFDPSLPEVNGDAAALERVFLNLLRNAREAIDESPTGTRHLIRIRTAMESQFRISSKGRRRQFLRVEISDTGKGITGEEIEQLFTPFFTTKAKGTGLGLMLSQHTIELHGGKLWAESRGPENLLRSDSVRDPAQPADPVQPVGMTFHVLLPFD; encoded by the coding sequence ATGGATCTGTGGCGCGACATAGTCGAAAGCCTACCGCAGGCCGTGCTCGTGCTGTCGCAGACGGGCGATCCGATCACGGTCAATCCGGCCGCCGAGACTTTGCTGGGAGTTTCGCCCATCGTGCGCTTCCGCGTCGAACGCCTGTTCGAGCTCAATCAGTGGCTCGCTGATATGGTCAAGACTTGCTTCGAGACCGCGCAGAGCCTCGAAAATCCGGCGATCGAGCTCGCCCTGGAGAAGCGCCGGGTCTCCGTTCACGCGGGCGTTTTCCCCTTACTCGGACCGGTTGGTGAAGCCCAGAGCGTGGTTGTCCTGCTTCACGATCTTTCCCATCAAAGAGGACTCGAACTCGGCGGCGAGCGCAATCGTCACGCGCTGCGGCTATCGCCCGCCGGGCTCGCCCACGAGGTCAAGAACCCGTTAACCGGGATTAAAGGGGCCGCCGAGCTGTTGGCGGCGCTCTTTCCAGCCGACGAGCGCGCCCGTCAGTACTGTGGATTGATTCTGCAGGGGGTTGATCGAATCGCTTCGCTGGTCGAGCAGGTACTGGCGGTATCGGGGCCGGCCCGGCTCAATCGCGGGCGCTTCAACATCCATCAGGTGCTGCATCAGGCGCTGCGGATGGCGGGTCTGTTCGAGCCGGTGCAGCAGGGTGTCGTGGTTGAACAGTTGTTCGACCCAAGCCTGCCCGAGGTTAACGGCGACGCCGCGGCCCTCGAGCGCGTCTTCTTGAACCTGTTGCGCAACGCACGCGAGGCGATCGACGAGAGTCCCACGGGCACTCGACATCTGATCAGGATTAGGACCGCGATGGAGAGCCAATTCAGGATCTCGTCCAAAGGGCGGCGGCGTCAGTTTCTGCGGGTCGAGATTAGCGACACCGGCAAAGGGATAACCGGCGAAGAAATAGAACAGCTTTTCACACCTTTCTTCACCACCAAGGCAAAGGGCACAGGGCTCGGCCTGATGTTGAGCCAACATACGATCGAGCTTCATGGCGGCAAGCTGTGGGCCGAGAGTCGCGGCCCTGAGAATCTGCTCCGCAGCGACTCCGTGAGAGACCCCGCGCAACCTGCGGATCCGGTGCAACCGGTCGGCATGACTTTCCACGTCCTGCTGCCTTTCGACTAG
- a CDS encoding response regulator: protein MKKAEACCASWIDAVADVDPARELDEAELWLTRTVRIGIGCTLPLQLGHLVIVMVRFPWFARSVGPILFCDLAFTGFFLGWTWTRSFHDRWREGVFAWSSTLVVSAAIVGTITHQMTAFFLALVLMLFGTAAFAPWGMLWQSFFVLVCLGAAVAATEIAPQAADGFQLFRLLELSTAAFISLFLATLTERYRNSIKLRLQALVQNVEQLRAAERAVAAAREAAEASSRAKSDFLSSMSHEIRTPMNAILGMAEVLADSELSPDQRKYLSIMMNNGGALLDLINAILDLARVESGRLKLEETSFDLYELTERVAETLALRAHQKGLELIVDISPATPQTVIGDPLRVRQVLTNLLGNAIKFTAQGEIALEIRPEDDHGMIRFAVHDTGIGIPAEQIESIFSSYAQAESSTARKYGGSGLGLAIVKQLAELMGGRVAVESTVDCGSTFHLSARFRLPDGSATAATVVTRPPGNLKLLVVDPNATSRRTLAAMLAHLGAQCTVAADGDEALARLRDDRHGYDALLLDNQAMGLGGVEAARRIIAAGCGQITIIPMLTANDLSVKLPIFRGLGLITHLVKPIRRAELAGALQAVAEERTVARLEKPAAFAASGAALALGAAPDRETAPRLLSRPAVLSDFVGSLRILVADDSPDNRLLIEAFTRKTGCSLDQAADGAAALGKFMEHRYDIVLMDMHMPVMDGYMAVRRIREWEKLHGLRRTPIIALTASVLDGAVGKTLEVGCDSHVSKPVRREILIAAIRELVDAPAVRMSRPDDSVIAVAPA from the coding sequence ATGAAAAAGGCTGAGGCCTGCTGCGCGTCCTGGATCGATGCTGTTGCAGATGTCGACCCGGCGCGCGAGCTTGATGAGGCCGAGCTCTGGCTGACGCGCACCGTGCGTATCGGAATCGGCTGCACGCTGCCGCTGCAGCTCGGCCATCTCGTGATAGTCATGGTCCGCTTTCCGTGGTTCGCACGATCGGTCGGGCCGATCCTTTTCTGCGATCTCGCCTTTACCGGCTTTTTTCTCGGCTGGACCTGGACGCGATCGTTCCACGACCGCTGGCGCGAGGGGGTCTTCGCCTGGAGCTCGACGCTGGTCGTGAGCGCCGCGATTGTCGGGACGATCACCCATCAGATGACCGCCTTCTTCCTCGCGTTGGTGCTGATGCTGTTTGGGACGGCTGCCTTCGCACCATGGGGGATGCTGTGGCAGTCATTCTTCGTGCTGGTCTGTCTAGGCGCGGCGGTTGCGGCGACGGAGATTGCGCCGCAGGCTGCTGACGGCTTTCAACTGTTTCGCTTGCTCGAATTATCGACCGCCGCATTTATCTCACTGTTCCTCGCGACCTTGACCGAGCGTTATCGCAACAGCATCAAGTTGCGGCTCCAAGCACTGGTGCAGAATGTCGAGCAGCTACGCGCGGCCGAGCGGGCGGTCGCCGCGGCACGAGAGGCCGCTGAGGCGAGTTCACGCGCCAAGAGTGATTTTCTTTCGAGTATGTCGCATGAGATTCGCACGCCCATGAATGCGATCCTGGGAATGGCCGAGGTCCTGGCTGATAGTGAACTCAGCCCCGATCAGCGCAAATACCTGTCGATCATGATGAACAACGGCGGCGCGCTGCTCGACCTGATCAACGCGATCCTCGATCTGGCGCGGGTCGAAAGCGGCCGCCTCAAGCTCGAAGAGACCAGTTTCGATCTCTACGAGCTGACCGAACGCGTTGCCGAAACTCTCGCGCTGCGGGCCCATCAGAAGGGCCTCGAGTTGATCGTCGATATTTCGCCGGCCACTCCGCAGACCGTGATCGGCGACCCTCTGCGGGTGCGCCAGGTACTGACCAACCTGCTCGGCAACGCGATCAAGTTCACGGCGCAAGGGGAAATCGCGCTCGAAATCAGACCCGAAGACGATCATGGGATGATCCGCTTTGCGGTCCACGATACTGGAATCGGTATTCCCGCTGAGCAAATCGAAAGCATCTTTAGCAGCTATGCTCAGGCGGAATCCTCGACCGCGCGCAAGTACGGTGGCAGTGGCCTCGGCCTCGCGATTGTCAAACAGCTCGCCGAGCTGATGGGTGGGCGGGTCGCGGTGGAAAGCACCGTCGATTGCGGCAGCACCTTTCACTTGAGCGCGCGCTTCAGATTGCCGGACGGGTCGGCCACGGCTGCAACCGTGGTCACTCGACCCCCGGGGAATCTCAAGCTTCTCGTCGTCGACCCGAACGCCACCAGTCGGCGAACGTTAGCCGCGATGCTCGCCCATCTGGGCGCGCAATGCACCGTCGCCGCGGACGGCGATGAGGCGCTCGCGCGCCTGCGCGACGATCGCCACGGCTACGACGCTCTCCTGCTCGACAATCAGGCGATGGGGCTTGGGGGTGTTGAAGCCGCCCGCCGAATCATCGCGGCGGGCTGCGGCCAAATTACGATCATCCCGATGTTAACTGCGAACGACCTCAGCGTGAAGCTGCCGATATTCCGTGGTCTCGGCCTGATCACGCATCTGGTCAAGCCGATCCGGCGCGCGGAGCTAGCTGGCGCCCTCCAAGCCGTCGCCGAGGAACGCACCGTCGCCCGGTTGGAAAAGCCCGCCGCGTTTGCTGCGAGCGGCGCGGCCCTGGCGCTCGGCGCGGCGCCGGATCGCGAAACTGCACCGCGTTTGCTCTCCCGGCCGGCGGTCTTATCTGACTTCGTGGGCTCGCTCCGCATCCTGGTGGCTGACGATTCCCCGGATAATCGTCTCCTGATCGAAGCGTTTACGAGGAAGACCGGGTGTAGTCTCGATCAGGCCGCTGATGGAGCGGCCGCGCTCGGGAAATTCATGGAGCACCGCTACGACATCGTCCTGATGGACATGCATATGCCGGTGATGGACGGCTACATGGCAGTCAGGCGGATTCGCGAATGGGAGAAGCTCCACGGCCTCAGGCGCACTCCGATAATCGCCCTGACGGCCTCGGTGCTCGACGGGGCGGTGGGCAAGACGCTCGAAGTGGGCTGCGATAGCCATGTCAGCAAGCCGGTCCGGCGCGAAATTCTGATCGCTGCGATCCGCGAACTGGTAGACGCTCCCGCCGTCAGGATGAGTCGCCCAGACGATTCCGTGATTGCCGTTGCGCCTGCTTGA
- a CDS encoding SDR family oxidoreductase produces MNPATQHYDFTGKVVVITGGSRGIGHAMSLAFAAAGAKVAVASRKLETCEATVKELRALGGDGSAHAIHVGKWEDCNRLADEVYAKWGRADVLINNAGISPLAPSALETSEELFDKILAVNLKGPYRLSAVFGARMAAGPGGAIVNITSTAAARPSAEMAIYGAAKAGLNVLTVTFAKEYGPKVRVNCIMCGPFHTDISKGWSRTDDFTRRARETFPLQRAGDPEEVAGAAMYFASPASSFTTGAILTIDGGSSNPIVRTLYE; encoded by the coding sequence TTGAACCCGGCCACACAGCATTACGATTTCACCGGCAAGGTCGTCGTTATTACGGGCGGCAGCCGCGGCATCGGCCACGCGATGTCCCTGGCGTTTGCGGCGGCCGGCGCCAAGGTCGCAGTGGCGAGTCGCAAGCTCGAAACCTGCGAGGCCACGGTCAAGGAACTGCGCGCGCTCGGCGGCGACGGCTCGGCCCACGCGATCCATGTCGGCAAGTGGGAAGATTGCAATCGCCTCGCCGACGAGGTCTATGCGAAGTGGGGCCGCGCTGACGTTCTGATCAATAACGCCGGCATCTCGCCGCTGGCGCCCTCGGCGCTCGAGACCAGCGAGGAGCTGTTCGACAAGATCCTCGCCGTGAACCTCAAAGGACCCTACCGGCTGTCGGCGGTGTTCGGCGCGCGGATGGCCGCAGGGCCGGGCGGGGCGATCGTCAACATCACGTCGACGGCGGCGGCGCGGCCCAGCGCCGAGATGGCGATCTATGGCGCCGCCAAGGCCGGCCTCAATGTCCTGACCGTCACCTTCGCCAAGGAGTATGGGCCGAAGGTGCGCGTCAATTGCATCATGTGCGGCCCGTTCCATACCGATATCAGCAAAGGCTGGTCGCGCACCGACGATTTTACCCGGCGCGCGCGCGAGACCTTTCCGCTCCAGCGCGCGGGCGATCCCGAAGAGGTCGCCGGGGCCGCGATGTACTTCGCGAGCCCGGCCTCGAGCTTCACCACCGGCGCGATTCTCACCATCGACGGCGGCTCGTCGAATCCGATCGTGCGAACGCTCTATGAATGA
- a CDS encoding acyl-CoA dehydrogenase family protein, with the protein MSWDFETEPEFQQQLDWMERFVREEVEPLDYVLESPYDVRDPKRNRLVRPLQETVRKQKLWACHLESELGGRGYGQVKLALMNEILGRSRFAPTVFGCQAPDTGNAEILAKYGTPEQKKRYLEPLLANEIVSCFSMTEPQGGADPKVFTTRAELKGDNWVLNGEKWFSSNARWASFLIVMAVSEPDAAPYLRQSSFIVPMETPGVTIKRNVGVGQEPEGAGAHAYVSYKDVQIPKDHLLGPRGSGFAVAQTRLGGGRIHHAMRTIGQVRKAFDLMCERALSRTTQGSALADKQMVQEKIADSWIDIEQFRLLVLRTAWRIDKFKDYLKVRKDIAAVKAQMPKVFHDVAVRALQLHGSLGVTPEMPFVDQVMESFVMGLADGPTEVHKITLARQILREYKGTKGLFPSGHIPALREAAIKKYGELIEREVAAN; encoded by the coding sequence GTGAGTTGGGATTTTGAGACCGAACCGGAATTTCAACAGCAGCTCGACTGGATGGAAAGGTTTGTCCGTGAAGAGGTCGAACCGCTCGACTATGTTCTGGAATCGCCCTACGACGTGCGGGATCCCAAACGCAACCGCTTGGTCCGTCCGCTGCAGGAGACCGTGCGCAAGCAAAAGCTCTGGGCCTGCCATCTCGAGTCCGAACTCGGCGGCCGGGGTTACGGACAGGTCAAGCTTGCCCTGATGAACGAGATTCTCGGGCGCTCGCGTTTCGCCCCGACGGTCTTCGGCTGCCAGGCCCCGGACACCGGCAACGCCGAGATTCTCGCCAAATACGGCACGCCCGAGCAGAAGAAACGCTACCTCGAACCACTGCTCGCCAATGAGATCGTTTCATGCTTCTCGATGACCGAACCGCAGGGCGGCGCCGATCCCAAGGTCTTCACCACCCGGGCCGAGCTCAAGGGCGACAACTGGGTGCTCAACGGCGAGAAGTGGTTTTCCTCCAACGCGCGCTGGGCGTCGTTTCTGATCGTGATGGCAGTATCGGAGCCCGACGCCGCCCCCTATCTGCGCCAATCGTCATTCATCGTCCCGATGGAAACTCCGGGCGTCACGATCAAGCGCAATGTCGGAGTAGGCCAGGAGCCCGAGGGCGCCGGCGCCCACGCCTACGTCAGCTACAAGGATGTGCAGATCCCGAAAGATCATCTGCTCGGGCCGCGCGGCAGCGGCTTTGCGGTGGCGCAGACCCGCCTGGGCGGCGGCCGCATCCATCATGCGATGCGCACCATCGGGCAGGTGCGCAAAGCCTTCGATCTGATGTGCGAACGGGCGCTCTCGCGCACCACGCAAGGCTCGGCGCTCGCCGACAAGCAGATGGTGCAGGAAAAGATCGCGGATTCCTGGATCGACATCGAGCAGTTCCGGTTGCTGGTGCTGCGCACCGCGTGGCGGATCGACAAGTTCAAGGATTACTTGAAAGTTCGCAAGGATATCGCCGCGGTCAAGGCGCAGATGCCGAAGGTCTTTCACGATGTCGCGGTGCGCGCGTTGCAGCTCCACGGCTCGCTCGGCGTCACGCCCGAGATGCCCTTTGTCGATCAGGTGATGGAAAGTTTCGTGATGGGTCTGGCTGACGGTCCGACCGAGGTCCATAAGATCACGCTGGCGCGGCAAATCCTGCGCGAATACAAGGGCACCAAGGGACTCTTCCCGAGCGGTCACATTCCGGCGTTGCGCGAGGCCGCCATCAAGAAATATGGCGAGCTCATCGAGCGCGAGGTCGCGGCCAATTGA
- a CDS encoding serine hydrolase domain-containing protein: MPAQHFFADSPTAIGLDPDKVQALFDRARRDVTEGVLPACQLAIARSGKIGAMGTFGRAVQGGVEQPATDATVFDAMSATKAITSSALWLLIQEGKIDPAERIVKYVPEYGTNGKESTTIEHLLIHTAGIPVAPGAWKDWGDHKRRLERFAQWRPEHPPGERFAYHIHANYWPIAEAIERITGTRLGDFIRDRIAAPLGLPDLRIGLPRAIQPRMADVKWVGEPAAAEEYKKLGVTPPRANMGSINEAVVLEMNDPELREMDFPAGGLMTTAADIALFYQALLNDGCAHDGRRIWDSAMLREARRIRSGDLIDPARGMTANRALGIVIAGGDGKANLRGFGRTNSAEAFGHPGFGGQLAWADPASGISFSYLTNGFDRNDLREGRRSVALASLAGACAAQ; this comes from the coding sequence ATGCCGGCACAGCACTTTTTTGCGGATTCCCCGACCGCAATCGGACTTGATCCCGACAAAGTTCAGGCACTCTTTGATCGCGCGCGACGCGACGTTACCGAAGGCGTGCTGCCCGCCTGCCAGTTGGCGATCGCGCGCAGCGGAAAGATCGGCGCGATGGGAACCTTCGGCCGCGCCGTGCAGGGCGGCGTCGAGCAGCCGGCGACCGACGCCACCGTCTTCGACGCGATGTCGGCGACCAAGGCGATCACTTCGTCGGCGCTGTGGCTCCTGATCCAGGAGGGCAAGATCGATCCGGCCGAGCGCATCGTCAAGTATGTGCCCGAATATGGGACCAACGGCAAAGAGTCGACGACGATCGAGCATCTGCTGATTCATACGGCTGGCATCCCGGTCGCGCCGGGCGCCTGGAAGGATTGGGGCGACCATAAGCGGCGGCTGGAACGGTTTGCGCAATGGCGCCCGGAGCATCCGCCGGGTGAGCGCTTCGCGTACCATATCCACGCGAATTACTGGCCGATTGCCGAGGCGATCGAGCGCATCACGGGAACCCGCCTCGGCGATTTCATCCGCGATCGCATCGCCGCGCCGCTGGGTTTGCCCGACCTGCGGATCGGCTTGCCGCGCGCGATTCAGCCGCGGATGGCGGACGTGAAATGGGTCGGCGAGCCGGCCGCCGCCGAAGAATACAAGAAACTCGGCGTGACGCCGCCGCGCGCCAACATGGGCTCGATCAACGAGGCGGTGGTGCTGGAGATGAACGACCCGGAGCTGCGCGAGATGGATTTCCCGGCAGGCGGCCTGATGACCACCGCAGCGGACATCGCGCTGTTCTATCAGGCGCTGCTCAACGACGGCTGCGCGCATGATGGCCGGCGCATCTGGGATTCCGCGATGCTGCGCGAGGCCCGGCGGATCCGCAGCGGCGACCTGATTGATCCGGCGCGCGGGATGACGGCGAATCGCGCCCTCGGAATCGTGATCGCTGGCGGCGACGGCAAGGCCAATCTGCGCGGCTTCGGGCGGACCAACTCGGCCGAGGCGTTTGGCCATCCGGGCTTCGGCGGGCAGCTCGCGTGGGCGGACCCGGCGAGTGGGATTTCGTTCAGTTATCTGACCAACGGCTTCGACCGCAATGACTTGCGCGAGGGCCGCCGCAGCGTGGCGCTCGCCAGCCTCGCGGGGGCCTGCGCCGCCCAGTGA
- a CDS encoding NIPSNAP family protein, protein MIHELRIYHAMPGRLPDLISRFEKVTVRLFEKHGFKQIGYWTVAIGESNQDLIYMLQWESMAERDAKFAAFQADPEWIEARRKSEENGPILASLANSILRPTNFSALR, encoded by the coding sequence ATGATTCACGAATTGAGAATCTATCACGCGATGCCCGGCCGGCTGCCGGACCTGATCAGCCGCTTCGAGAAGGTCACGGTGCGGCTCTTCGAGAAACACGGCTTCAAGCAAATCGGCTACTGGACGGTCGCGATAGGCGAGTCGAATCAGGACCTGATCTATATGCTGCAATGGGAATCGATGGCCGAGCGCGACGCCAAGTTCGCGGCCTTTCAGGCCGATCCCGAATGGATCGAGGCGCGCCGCAAGAGCGAAGAGAACGGCCCGATTCTGGCGTCCCTGGCCAACTCGATCCTGCGGCCAACGAACTTTTCCGCATTGCGCTAA